Below is a window of Pseudodesulfovibrio sp. 5S69 DNA.
TGGGGTTGTCCGTGGTGGCGACCCTGTTCGACCAACTGAAGCAGGCCGAGGAGGCCGGGCTCGCGCACATCGCCGAGACGCGCGGCCTGGCCGTGGGCGAGTGGTACCGCCGGGCGCTCGACCTCGCCCGCCAGGTGACCAGCCGGACCCGTATCCGCGAGGAGCTGGCCGCTTACAACGCCGGGGAACGTTCGCTGGAAGACCTGGCCGCGTTCACCCGACCCAAGCTCGCGGACGCCATGAACCTGTCCGACGAAGTGATCGGCCTGACCCGCCTGGACGCTACGGGCCGCCCGGTGACCTCGGTGGGCACGCCGGTCCCGGCCGCGCCGGCAAAGGGTCTCGCCGGGCCGACCGACGCGGTGCGCTTTTCGTCCCCGGCGGTCGTGGACCGCGTCCCCTGCCTGGTCATCGCCGCGCCCATCCTGTCCCGGTCCGGGAAGCGGGTGGGCACCGACCTGGTGGTCATGGACATCTCCCGGCTGCTTGAGATCATCGAGCAGGGCCGGAACATCCGGGGCGCGGGCACCGTGGGGCTGGGATACGCCACCGAGCAGGGCGTGGCCCTGTTCCCGGACGGTCCGAACGGCCCGCCCGTGCCAACCCCCAGCCAGATCAAGGCGTTGCGCCGGGCCCTGCATGGGGGGACCGGCATCCTCCCGTCCGGCGACGAGGTCACTGCCTACACCCCGGTCAGCGGCTCGGGTTGGGGGTTGTCCGTGTCCGTCAACGAGCGGGAGTTGTACAACCCCCTGCGGCTGCGGCTCATCCAACTGGCCCTGTATTCCCTGCTCATCTACGCGGTCTGCCTCATCGGGCTGTGGCGTCTGCTGCGCCCCCTGACCGGGCGGCTGCTGCTGCACGCCTCGGAGCTGGAGTCCGAGGTGGACGCCAAGACCGCCACCCTGCAATCCGAGCTGGACGCCCGGCTCAAGGCCGAGCACGCCCTGCACCGGGCCCACCAGGAGCTGGAGGACCGTGTACGCGAGCGCACCCGCGAGCTGGCCCAGGCCAACGAGGAATTGCGCGAGATCCACACCCGGCTGGAAGGTGAGCACGAGCAGCGCAAGGTCCTGTCCCGCGACCTGATCAATCTTCTGGAGGAGGACCGCAGGGAGGTGGCCCGCGAGCTGCACGACCACACCGGGCAGTTGCTGACCACCCTGCGCCTGGACCTCCAGGCCGCCCTGGAATCCCTGGCCTCTGCCGACGGATGCTGCAAGAGCCAGCTCGAAAGCGCGGCGGACAAGATCACGCTGGTCCAGCGGGACATCAAGTCCATCTCCAAGGGGCTGCGGCCCGACACCCTGGAATACCTCGGCCTGGCCCAGGCCATCGAGGCCCTGCTCGACGAGTATCGGGCGGCCACCAGCCTGGACATCCATTTCTTCCACAAAGGCGTGCCCAGGCGCTTTGACAGCCAAAAGGAACTGGCCCTATACAGGATCACCCAGGAGGCCTTGACCAACACGGTCAAGTACGCCGGGGCGAGCCGGGTGCACATCAGCCTGATCAATCGCGACGGGCGGCTGGGACTGACCATCGAGGACGACGGCCGGGGCTTCGATCAGGCCGCCGTGGCCGAGGCCGCGAGCGCGTCGAGCAGCCTGGGCCTGACCCTGATGAAGGAGCGCATGGTCCAGCTCGAAGGAACCTTTCACATCGAATCCGAGCCGGGCCGGGGCACCCAGGTCCTGGCCGAGCTGTCCATCGGGGAGGAACACGATGCCTAAGACAACCCTGCTTATCGTCGACGACCATCAGGTGGTCATCGCGGGCATCCGCAGCCTGCTCGCCCCGAAGACGGACATCGAGATCGTGGGGGAGGCCGCCAACGGGGCCGAGGCGGTCCGGCTGTCCGGCGAGCTTAAGCCCGACATCGTCATCATGGACATCTCCATGCCGGAGATGGACGGGGTGGAGGCCACCGGGCGCATCCGCGAGGTCTCGCCCGAAACGAAGATCATCATCTACACCATGCACTCGGACCAGCGGTTCATCCTGGAGCTGTTCAAGGCGGGCATCTCGGGCCACGTGCTCAAGGAGGGCCCGCCCGCGGACCTGTGCGCAGCGGTGGAGGCGGTCATGGCCGGGAAGACCTGCTTCACGACCATCGACCCGGCCGCGCTCCTGCGTCAGCTCTCCCCGGAGCGGCCGGACAAGGAGGCCCTGTTCGAGCACCTGAGCCCGCGCGAGCTGGAGGTCTTTAAGCTCCTGGCCGACGGCCTGTCGATCAAGGAGGCGGCGGCCCAATTGCATATCAGCCCCAAGACCGTGGAGACCCACAAATACAACCTCATGGAAAAGCTTGAGGTCGGGACCATCCCGGACCTGACCAAGCTGGCCATCCGGCACGGGCTCATCTCCGTCTGACGCGCCGTTGCCGCCTTTTTTGGGGAAATTCCCCACCCCGCCCACGGGGTCGCTCCCGGCCTCGTTCAGGGGGCGACTCCCAACCTGCTGTTTTCGTGAAATAATCAACTGATCCGTTCTCCGTCGGCTCGCGAAAAAGGAACCGTCAAATCAGAAGGTTCCCGATTGTCGCGGTCACGATTTCGTCGCATTCTCCGGGTAAACGCGCGCCAGCGCATTCGGAGGTGTTATGGACAGAAGGAAATTTCTCAAGCTCGCCTGTGCCGGGGTGCCCGCCCTGGGCGCGCTCTCGGCCACAACGGTCCGCGCCGGGGGCGGCCATCCCCGGTACGCCATGGTCATCGACCTGCGGCGGTGCGTGGGCTGCCACTCCTGCTCGGTCTCCTGTTCGGTGGAGAACCGGGTCCCGGTGGGCAAGTTCCGGGCCACGGTGGGCGAGTTCGTCATCGAGGACAAAGGCGCTGCCCCGACCGTGGCCCCGCTGCCCCGGCTGTGCAACCACTGCGAGGAACCGGCCTGCGTGCCGGTCTGCCCGGTGCACGCCACCTACAAGGATGAAAGCGGCCTGGTCCTGGTGGACAGCGACAAGTGCCTGGCCTGCGGCTTCTGCGTCCAGGCCTGCCCCTACGACGCCCGGTACATCAACCCGGTCACGCACACCACGGACAAGTGCACGTTCTGCGTCCACCGGCTCCAGGCCGGGCTGCTGCCCGCCTGCGTGGAGAACTGCGTGGGCGGGGCGCGCATCTTCGGCGACATGAACGATCCGGAGAGCCTGGTCGCCCGGACCTTGGCGGCGCACAAGCACGACGTCAGCGTCCTGGCCCCGGAGCAGGGCACCAAGCCCAACGTCTATTACATCAACCTGAACGCCTTCCTGGACAGCCCGGCCAACGTGGGCCTGCCCATGGCCGAAGGCGCGATGGCGGCGGGAGGTGAACATGCCTAAGGTCATCGAACTGGTCAACGTGCCCCCGGCCCTCACCTGGGAGATCCTGGAACCGCTCGCGCTCACCCTGCTCACTGCCGCGGCCTGCGCCATCCTGCTGGCGGGTTGCCTGACCGTGTCCGGCCAGGGCAGGCGGACGCGCGGCGGGCTGTTCATCACCGGCATCGCCGCGTCCATCACCGGCCTGGGTGCGTTGACGCTCTCCCTGGGCAACCCATTTCATTTATATATGTTCATGGTCTCGCCGTCCTTCAGCTCCTGGACGACCATCGGCACCTTCCTGCTCCCGGTTTTCCTCGGCCTGTCCATGCTGGCCCTGTATCTGGACAGCGACGGCGACGGCCGTGCCCGGCCCGTTGCCGGACTGGCGGCCCTCTTCGCCCTGGGTGTGCTGACCTATGCCTCGCGCGAGATCGGCTACCTCCAGGGGCGGGTCATGTGGCATTCCGCGGCGCTGCCCCTGGGCTTCGTCCTGGCCGGACTGTCCGGCGGGACCGGGCTGGCTGCACTGCTCAGCGGGCTCAAACGCCGGGCCATGCCCGCCTGGCTTCTGCTGCTCATGAGCGCGGCCTCCCTGCTCTGCGCCGGGGCGGGCTTTCTGCTCACCCCGCCCGAGGGCTACGCCCTGGCCATGCCGCAGGCCTGGACCATGCTCTCCCTGATCGGCGGGGCCGGGGGCGTCCTCGGCCTGATCGCCCTGAAGGCGCGTGGGCTGGCCCCGCTGGCCGGACTCGTCGCCTACGGCGGGGGGCTTGGCTTCTATGTCCGACTTATTTTTCTCGGCCAGTCCATCCCCCGCAATTCCTATACCGCCGTGGACGCACAGGCCGTGGCTCACCTCGTCTCGGCCCATTCCCTGCTGATCCTGGCCGGGAGCCTGGTCTTCCTGATCGGCATCGGCATGGTCCTGGGCGGTCTTTTCAGCAACACCGGCATGGCAGGGAAGGAGCACTCTCATGGATAGGAACAGACGCAAACTGGTCAAGAACGGCCTGGTTGCCGCCGGACTGGGCGTGCTCGGCGCGGGCACGATTCTCAAGGGAGCCCGCGCCGAGGCGGCCCCGAAAGCCATGGCCGAGGACCCGAAAAAGGTCTCGCCCGAGTCCCTGATCCCGGAATACCGGCGCGCCCCGGACGGCGGCGTCGAGCTCGGCGAGGGCCAGCACATCGCCTTCAACCAGTGCTGGGGCTGCACCACCTTCTGCGGCGTGCGCCTGCACATCGACAACGCCACCGGCGACGTGGTCCGGGTGTCGGGCAACCCGTACAACCCGCTGTCCCACGAGAAACATTTTCCCATGTCCATGCCGGTCAAGGAGGCGCTCGACCGTTTGTCCTCGGACAAGGACCAGGGGTATGCCCAGCGTTCCACGGTCTGCGGCCGCGGGGCGGCCATGTTCGAGGCGGCGGACAGCCCGTTTCGCATCAAGCACTGCCTGAAGCGCACCGGCAGGCGCGGCGAGAACAAGTGGACGCGCATCTCTTTCGAGCAACTGGTGGAAGAGGTGGTCGAGGGCGGCGATCTGTTCGGCGAAGGCGAGGTGGAAGGGTTGCGGGCCATCCGCGACCTCAAGGTACCGGCCAACCCCGGCCGCCCGGAATTCGGCCCCAAGAGCAACCAGCTCCTGCTGACCTACGCCGTGGACGACGGGCGCAGCGATTTCTTCTTCCGCCGGTTCGGCATGAAGTCCTTCGGGACCAAGAACTTCGGCAAGCACGGGGCGTACTGCGGCCTGTCCTTCCGCATAGGCTCGGGCATGTTCATGGACGATCTGGCCAAGAATGCGCACATCAAACCGGACTGGGCCAATTGTGAATTCGCCCTGTTCTGGGGCACCGCGCCGTCCCAGGCGGGCAACCCGTTCAACCGCTCGGCGCGCATCCTGGCCTCGGCCCGGACCGACGGCGACCTGCACTACGCGGTCATCGACCCTGTCCTGCGCATGCCCGCGTCCGACGCGGCCAAAAAGCGCGCCAACTGGGTGCCCATCAACCCCGGCATGGATTCGGCCCTGGCCATGGGCATGATCCGCTGGATCATCGAGAACGAACGCTACGACAGGAACTTCCTGGTCCGGCCCAACACGGCGGCCGCCAAAAAAGCGGGCGAGATCAGCATCAGCAACGCCACCTACCTGGTGGCCCGGTCGGGCCAGGGCAAGGGCCGCTTCCTGCGCGCCGCCCAACTCGGCCTGGGCGGCGGCGAAGCCTTCGTGGTCGTGGACACGGCAACGGGCAGGCCCGCATCCGCCGACGCCAGCGACGAGGGCGTGCTGGAGTTTGCCGGCGAGATCAAACTGGCCTCGGGCGAGACCGTGGAGGCGACCACCGCCTTCCAGCTCCTCAAGGACCAGGCCATGGCCGTGGAGCTGGACGAGATGGCCGGGCAGTGCGGCGTGCCGGTCGAGCGGATGATTGAACTGGCCCACGAGTTCACGGCCCACGGCAAGAAGGCCGCGGTGGACGTGCACGGCGGCATGATGTCCACCTCCGGCACCAATGCGACCTTCACCATCCTGACCCTGAACACCCTGATCGGCAACATCAACGCCAAGGGCGGCATCTCGGCCACGGCGGGCAGCTACCACGGCCCGGCCATGGCTGGTCCCCGGTACGACCTGAACAAGTTCCCCGGCCTGGTCAAGGCCAAGGGATTCCCGGCCGTCCGCTGCCGTGCGCCGTACCAGAAGTCCACGGAATTCAAACAGAAAAAGGCCGCCGGCAAGAACCCGTACCCGTCGCAGTATCCGTGGTACCCGTTGACCCCGCCGAACATGCCCGCCGAGCACCTGCTCAGCCACGTGAACGGCCATCCGTTCCGCTACAAGTGCTGGATCAACTGGACCGGCAACGTCATCTACGGCCATGGCGGCCTCCAGCGGGCGGTGGACGAGTCCCTGCGGGACCCGAAGAGCCTGCCGCTGATCATCGGCATCGATACCTTCCACAACGAGACCAATGCCTACGCCGACTACCTGGTGCCCGACCCGTGCATGTTCGAAGGATGGGGCGGGTTCTCGGGCGCGTGGTCCGGGGTGCTGACCAAGCTGTCCACGGCCCGCTGGCCCGCCGTGGAGCCCAAGCAGGACAAGACCGCGGACGGGCACCCGGTGTGCATGGAGCAGTTCCTCATCGAGGTGGCCAGGCGCATGGACCTGCCCGGCTTCGGCGACCGGGCCATCCCGGCCATGGACGGCACGGTCGCCCCCCTGAACGTGCCCGAGGACTACTACCTGCGGTTGGCTGCCAATATCGCCTTCTTCAAGGACCAGATCCTGCCCGCCCCGAGCGAGGAGGACATCAAGCTGTCAGGCATCGGCCGCATCCTGCCCGACATCGAGCGCACCCTGAAGCCCGACGAACGCGGCCCTGTGGCCGCCATTTATAGCCGGGGAGGGCGGTTCGCCCCGTATTCCA
It encodes the following:
- a CDS encoding response regulator transcription factor, with product MPKTTLLIVDDHQVVIAGIRSLLAPKTDIEIVGEAANGAEAVRLSGELKPDIVIMDISMPEMDGVEATGRIREVSPETKIIIYTMHSDQRFILELFKAGISGHVLKEGPPADLCAAVEAVMAGKTCFTTIDPAALLRQLSPERPDKEALFEHLSPRELEVFKLLADGLSIKEAAAQLHISPKTVETHKYNLMEKLEVGTIPDLTKLAIRHGLISV
- a CDS encoding molybdopterin dinucleotide binding domain-containing protein → MDRNRRKLVKNGLVAAGLGVLGAGTILKGARAEAAPKAMAEDPKKVSPESLIPEYRRAPDGGVELGEGQHIAFNQCWGCTTFCGVRLHIDNATGDVVRVSGNPYNPLSHEKHFPMSMPVKEALDRLSSDKDQGYAQRSTVCGRGAAMFEAADSPFRIKHCLKRTGRRGENKWTRISFEQLVEEVVEGGDLFGEGEVEGLRAIRDLKVPANPGRPEFGPKSNQLLLTYAVDDGRSDFFFRRFGMKSFGTKNFGKHGAYCGLSFRIGSGMFMDDLAKNAHIKPDWANCEFALFWGTAPSQAGNPFNRSARILASARTDGDLHYAVIDPVLRMPASDAAKKRANWVPINPGMDSALAMGMIRWIIENERYDRNFLVRPNTAAAKKAGEISISNATYLVARSGQGKGRFLRAAQLGLGGGEAFVVVDTATGRPASADASDEGVLEFAGEIKLASGETVEATTAFQLLKDQAMAVELDEMAGQCGVPVERMIELAHEFTAHGKKAAVDVHGGMMSTSGTNATFTILTLNTLIGNINAKGGISATAGSYHGPAMAGPRYDLNKFPGLVKAKGFPAVRCRAPYQKSTEFKQKKAAGKNPYPSQYPWYPLTPPNMPAEHLLSHVNGHPFRYKCWINWTGNVIYGHGGLQRAVDESLRDPKSLPLIIGIDTFHNETNAYADYLVPDPCMFEGWGGFSGAWSGVLTKLSTARWPAVEPKQDKTADGHPVCMEQFLIEVARRMDLPGFGDRAIPAMDGTVAPLNVPEDYYLRLAANIAFFKDQILPAPSEEDIKLSGIGRILPDIERTLKPDERGPVAAIYSRGGRFAPYSKSYDGRWLGGQWKKTLQIYNEQVGTAINSQTGETFLGVAAFVPPRLTDGRELRAVWTKDDYPFVMTSFKSNLINSYAVVLDRLRAIKPLNMVMVNDKDAAGLGLAHGDEVEIVSPAASARARVVVGDVVAPGVIAVEHGFGHRALGASDVEVDGLVIRANPGAANGFSLNDLVPADPTRRGASTLQEHETGAAARQGIPVRITKIR
- a CDS encoding 4Fe-4S dicluster domain-containing protein, translating into MDRRKFLKLACAGVPALGALSATTVRAGGGHPRYAMVIDLRRCVGCHSCSVSCSVENRVPVGKFRATVGEFVIEDKGAAPTVAPLPRLCNHCEEPACVPVCPVHATYKDESGLVLVDSDKCLACGFCVQACPYDARYINPVTHTTDKCTFCVHRLQAGLLPACVENCVGGARIFGDMNDPESLVARTLAAHKHDVSVLAPEQGTKPNVYYINLNAFLDSPANVGLPMAEGAMAAGGEHA
- the nrfD gene encoding NrfD/PsrC family molybdoenzyme membrane anchor subunit, translated to MPKVIELVNVPPALTWEILEPLALTLLTAAACAILLAGCLTVSGQGRRTRGGLFITGIAASITGLGALTLSLGNPFHLYMFMVSPSFSSWTTIGTFLLPVFLGLSMLALYLDSDGDGRARPVAGLAALFALGVLTYASREIGYLQGRVMWHSAALPLGFVLAGLSGGTGLAALLSGLKRRAMPAWLLLLMSAASLLCAGAGFLLTPPEGYALAMPQAWTMLSLIGGAGGVLGLIALKARGLAPLAGLVAYGGGLGFYVRLIFLGQSIPRNSYTAVDAQAVAHLVSAHSLLILAGSLVFLIGIGMVLGGLFSNTGMAGKEHSHG
- a CDS encoding ATP-binding protein, with protein sequence MSTPTPPRPPDTRLSERLKKRLFLYASGALLVLTLGVGLSVVATLFDQLKQAEEAGLAHIAETRGLAVGEWYRRALDLARQVTSRTRIREELAAYNAGERSLEDLAAFTRPKLADAMNLSDEVIGLTRLDATGRPVTSVGTPVPAAPAKGLAGPTDAVRFSSPAVVDRVPCLVIAAPILSRSGKRVGTDLVVMDISRLLEIIEQGRNIRGAGTVGLGYATEQGVALFPDGPNGPPVPTPSQIKALRRALHGGTGILPSGDEVTAYTPVSGSGWGLSVSVNERELYNPLRLRLIQLALYSLLIYAVCLIGLWRLLRPLTGRLLLHASELESEVDAKTATLQSELDARLKAEHALHRAHQELEDRVRERTRELAQANEELREIHTRLEGEHEQRKVLSRDLINLLEEDRREVARELHDHTGQLLTTLRLDLQAALESLASADGCCKSQLESAADKITLVQRDIKSISKGLRPDTLEYLGLAQAIEALLDEYRAATSLDIHFFHKGVPRRFDSQKELALYRITQEALTNTVKYAGASRVHISLINRDGRLGLTIEDDGRGFDQAAVAEAASASSSLGLTLMKERMVQLEGTFHIESEPGRGTQVLAELSIGEEHDA